The following are from one region of the Magallana gigas chromosome 4, xbMagGiga1.1, whole genome shotgun sequence genome:
- the LOC105339339 gene encoding spermine synthase isoform X1 — protein MKMMFKMGTAAVLMSFTLDEETFNSKVDRETAFIMGTATVMMSFTLDQKTFNSKEAHELYQSLPNVCFEGKFKLQEVFDCGERGDKLITATSDNGSHVVIHLYHFAYLTVDITFVVDNVDQLKPLSEPFSDKYISEVEKKVVNHLWTFIKASNSLLCPIRRGPHVTWRYAYSGDNRLQERDYEEIVFETDSKWQNIKIAKSREFGNVLLLDDVVMLGESDLVYTETLLGIGRNEFKDKTVLILGGGDGGVLHELLKMSPAYVLMAEIDEEVIKACNKHMKRVCGKTLEKLDGANFKIKICDCVLELKEALNTGTAYDYVINDLTEDIVDSEKHSFEHQFKTSSKVLELSMKILKSGGKYLARGDCLSARYDINRFEEDVRTLGYDFTRTDVHVPSFLETYCVYEVPKKII, from the exons ATGAAGATGATGTTTAAAATGGGAACTGCTGCTGTCCTGATGAGTTTTACACTCGATGAGGAAACATTCAATTCTaaag TTGACAGAGAGACAGCATTCATTATGGGTACAGCAACAGTTATGATGAGTTTTACACTCGATCAGAAGACATTCAATTCCAAAG AGGCCCATGAACTGTACCAATCGCTACCAAACGTTTGTTTCGAAGGCAAATTCAAACTTCAGGAAGTGTTCGACTGTGGCGAGAGGGGAGACAAATTGATAACGGCCACTTCTGATAATGGAAG tCACGTGGTTATTCATTTGTATCACTTTGCCTATCTGACTGTGGACATCACTTTTGTCGTGGACAATGTTGATCAATTGAAACCGCTGTCTGAACCCTTCTCTGACAAG TATATTTCAGAAGTAGAAAAGAAAGTTGTAAACCATCTTTGGACGTTTATTAAAGCTAGTAACAG TCTATTATGTCCAATAAGAAGAGGGCCTCATGTCACATGGAGATACGCATATTCTGGTGATAACCGTTTACAAGAAAGGGACTATGAAGAGATCGTGTTCGAAACGGACAGTAAATGGCAGAATATCAAGATCGCAAAATCAAGAGAATTCGGAAACGTTCTGCTTCTCGATGATGTAGTTA TGCTTGGTGAAAGTGACTTGGTTTACACAGAAACTCTACTGGGAATTGGAAGAAATGAATTCAAGGATAAAACCGTCCTGATATTGGGTGGTGGAGACGGCGGGGTCCTTCACGAGCTTCTCAAAATGTCACCCGCTTATGTTCTCATGGCGGAA ATAGACGAAGAAGTTATCAAAGCTTGCAATAAACATATGAAACGTGTTTGTGGGAAAACTCTCGAAAAACTGGATGGCGCAAACTTTAAG ataaaaatatgtgaTTGTGTGCTTGAGCTCAAGGAGGCCCTTAATACGGGAACAGCATATGATTATGTCATTAACGACCTCACGGAAGATATTGTGGACAGCGAAAAACACA GCTTTGAACATCAGTTTAAAACAAGTTCTAAGGTGTTGGAGCTTTCCATGAAGATTTTGAAAAGCGGTGGAAAATATTTAGCAAGG GGGGACTGTCTAAGTGCAAGGTACGACATCAACCGATTTGAGGAGGATGTTAGAACCCTTGGCTATGACTTTACAAGGACTGATGTTCACGTTCCTTCTTTCCTAGAGAC ATACTGTGTTTATGAAGTTCCAAAAAAGATTATCTGA
- the LOC105339339 gene encoding spermine synthase isoform X2, producing the protein MGTATVMMSFTLDQKTFNSKEAHELYQSLPNVCFEGKFKLQEVFDCGERGDKLITATSDNGSHVVIHLYHFAYLTVDITFVVDNVDQLKPLSEPFSDKYISEVEKKVVNHLWTFIKASNSLLCPIRRGPHVTWRYAYSGDNRLQERDYEEIVFETDSKWQNIKIAKSREFGNVLLLDDVVMLGESDLVYTETLLGIGRNEFKDKTVLILGGGDGGVLHELLKMSPAYVLMAEIDEEVIKACNKHMKRVCGKTLEKLDGANFKIKICDCVLELKEALNTGTAYDYVINDLTEDIVDSEKHSFEHQFKTSSKVLELSMKILKSGGKYLARGDCLSARYDINRFEEDVRTLGYDFTRTDVHVPSFLETYCVYEVPKKII; encoded by the exons ATGGGTACAGCAACAGTTATGATGAGTTTTACACTCGATCAGAAGACATTCAATTCCAAAG AGGCCCATGAACTGTACCAATCGCTACCAAACGTTTGTTTCGAAGGCAAATTCAAACTTCAGGAAGTGTTCGACTGTGGCGAGAGGGGAGACAAATTGATAACGGCCACTTCTGATAATGGAAG tCACGTGGTTATTCATTTGTATCACTTTGCCTATCTGACTGTGGACATCACTTTTGTCGTGGACAATGTTGATCAATTGAAACCGCTGTCTGAACCCTTCTCTGACAAG TATATTTCAGAAGTAGAAAAGAAAGTTGTAAACCATCTTTGGACGTTTATTAAAGCTAGTAACAG TCTATTATGTCCAATAAGAAGAGGGCCTCATGTCACATGGAGATACGCATATTCTGGTGATAACCGTTTACAAGAAAGGGACTATGAAGAGATCGTGTTCGAAACGGACAGTAAATGGCAGAATATCAAGATCGCAAAATCAAGAGAATTCGGAAACGTTCTGCTTCTCGATGATGTAGTTA TGCTTGGTGAAAGTGACTTGGTTTACACAGAAACTCTACTGGGAATTGGAAGAAATGAATTCAAGGATAAAACCGTCCTGATATTGGGTGGTGGAGACGGCGGGGTCCTTCACGAGCTTCTCAAAATGTCACCCGCTTATGTTCTCATGGCGGAA ATAGACGAAGAAGTTATCAAAGCTTGCAATAAACATATGAAACGTGTTTGTGGGAAAACTCTCGAAAAACTGGATGGCGCAAACTTTAAG ataaaaatatgtgaTTGTGTGCTTGAGCTCAAGGAGGCCCTTAATACGGGAACAGCATATGATTATGTCATTAACGACCTCACGGAAGATATTGTGGACAGCGAAAAACACA GCTTTGAACATCAGTTTAAAACAAGTTCTAAGGTGTTGGAGCTTTCCATGAAGATTTTGAAAAGCGGTGGAAAATATTTAGCAAGG GGGGACTGTCTAAGTGCAAGGTACGACATCAACCGATTTGAGGAGGATGTTAGAACCCTTGGCTATGACTTTACAAGGACTGATGTTCACGTTCCTTCTTTCCTAGAGAC ATACTGTGTTTATGAAGTTCCAAAAAAGATTATCTGA